In Dehalococcoidia bacterium, the genomic window CCAACTTCTTCCTGGCCTTCGATCAGGGCCTTGTCCTCATCCCCGTCGTGAACAAGATCGACCTGCCAGGGGCAGAGCCTGAAAGGGTAGCCAGGGAGCTATGCGACACCTTCGGCTTCCGCCCCGAAGAGATCCTCTTCATCTCAGCTAAGGAGGGCACAGGCGTGCCCCAACTCTTGGAAGCGGTCATAGAGCGCATCCCGCCCCCCAAAGGCGATGCTGATGCCCCTCTGCGCGCCTTGGTCTTCGACTCCAAGTACGACCCCTATAAGGGCGTCATCGCCTATGTGCGGGTAGTGGACGGGCGCCTTCAGGCCCACAGGCCTCTGCGCCTCATGGCCACGGGCAGGCCCCTGGAGCCCCTGGAGGTGGGCTACTTCCGACCCCAGCTAGTGCCTTGTCCAGTCCTGGACACGGGCGAGGTGGGCTACGTGGCCACCGGCCTAAAGAGCGTAGGCGACTGTCGGGTGGGCGACACCATCACCTACCACGATCGTCCCGCCTCCCAGCCCCTGCCCGGATACCGACCAGCCAAGCCCATGGTCTTCGCCGGCCTCTACCCGGCCGATAGTGAGGACTATCAGGGCCTGAGGGAGGCCCTGGAGAAACTGCGCCTGAACGATGCCGCCCTCTACTTCGAGCCGGAATCCTCCCTCGCCCTAGGGCCTGGGTTCCGCTGTGGCTTCCTGGGCCTTCTCCATATGGACATCGTTCAAGAGCGGCTGGAGCGGGAGTTCGGCATGAACATCCTGGTCACCGCCCCCAGTGTGGAGTACCGCGTCTTCACCACCGATGGCCGGGAGGTGGTGGTACGGAGCCCAGCTGATCTCCCACCCCCTCACCAGACGGCCGAGATCCGCGAGCCCTGGATGGACGTCTCTATCATCACGCCGGACCGCTATATCGGGGCCATCATGGAGCTGGTGACGGGCCGCCGGGGGGAGTTCAAACACATGGAATACCTGGACCAGGGGCCCTACGCTCGCCAGGGGGAGCGGCGTGTCCTCCTAGAGTTCAGGATGCCCCTCTCGGAGATGCTGGTGGACTTTTACGACCAGCTCAAGTCCCGCACCCAGGGCTACGCCAGCATGGACTATAGCTTCGCGGAGTACCGCCCGGGCAAGCTGGTGAAGCTGGACATCCTGGTCAACCAGCAGCCGGTGGACGCCCTTAGCCTCATCGTGCCCCAGGAGAAGGCCTACCAGGTGGGGCGGGCCCTGGTGGAGAAGCTACGGGAGCTCATCCCCCGCCAGCTGTTCGAGGTGGCCATCCAGGCGGCCATCGGCAGCAGGGTTATCGCCCGCAGCACCATCAAGGCGCTGCGCAAGAACGTGCTGGCCAAATGCTACGGAGGCGACGTCACCCGCAAGAAGAAGCTCCTGGAGCGTCAGAAGGAGGGCAAGAAACGTCTCCGCCGCATCGGCCGCGTGGAGGTCCCCCAGGAGGCCTTCCTCGCCCTCCTCAAGCTGGAGCTGTAACCCTAAGCATATCCTCTAAAAAACCAAAGAGGCCCCATCCTGCATGTCGTTGGCCTGGCGCCACGCTCAGACCGTGCGGGCCTTTTTGCCGCTATGGTTAGGATTACGTCAGGCCACAGGTCGTCTTGGGGGGTCGGACCACCCGTGGAGCTGGTTGCCCACCACACGGTGGCAGGCCACCCAGTGGGGACGGTCGGCGGTGCCCACGTTGCGCCATTCGGGCACACGGGTACGGCACTCGTCGATGGCGATAGGGCAACGGGTGTGGAAGACACACCCAGAGGGCGGGCGCAGGGGGCTTGGGATCTCCCCTTGCAGGATGATGCGCTCCCGCCGCGCCTCCACTGCCGGGTCGGGCACCGGCACCGCCGAGAGGAGGGCCTTAGTATATGGGTGGAGGGGGTTCTCGTAAAGCTCGTCCCGGTCAGCGAGCTCCATCAGCTTGCCCAGGTACATGACGGCCACCCGGTTGCTTATATGCCTCACTACTGACAGGTCGTGGGCGATGAACAGGTATGTGAGGTGGAACCGCGCCTGCAGCTCCTCCAACAGGTTGATGATCTGCGCCTGGATAGAGACATCCAAGGCGGAGACAGGCTCATCAGCCACGATGAAGGATGGCTGCACCGCCAGGGCGCGGGCGATGCCGATGCGCTGCCGCTGCCCACCGCTGAACTCGTGTGGGTAGCGGTTGGCGTAGAAGGGGTTGAGCCCCACCACCTGCATCAGCTGTTCCACCCGCTCCCGACGCTCTTTCCGGTTCTTGACCAAGCCATGGATGACCAGAGGCTCAGCGATGATGCTGCCTACCGTCATGCGCGGGTTAAGAGAGGCGAAGGGGTCCTGGAAGATCATCTGCATGTGGCGGCGCATGCGCCGCAGGGCAGAGGGCCGCATGGTGGTCAAGTCCTGCCCGTCGAAGATGACGCGCCCCCCGGTGGGCCTGTGGAGCAGGAGGACAGTACGGCCCAGGGTGGTCTTGCCACATCCCGATTCGCCCACCAGCCCCAGCGTCTCGCCCCGCCGGATGTCCAAGCTCACGCCATCCACCGCCTTTATGACCCCTATCCGCCGCTGCAGGATAATGCCTGACGTCACCGGGAAGTACACCCGCAGGTCCTGCACCGAGACCAGCACCTGGCCGTTCCCGGTGGTTCCTTGGGCTTCACGGCCCGACGTCATCTTCCCCCCTCCATTACGAGCTGACCGGTGATGCTGCGTTGGCCACAGCTCGCTGCCACTCCCAACAGGCTACCATATGTTCAGGCCCCACGGCCACCAAGGGCGGGCCTTCCACCTGGCACCGCTCAGTACGGAAGGGGCAGCGGGGGTGGAAGGCACAACCTGGGGGCATGTGCACCATGTCCGGTGGGAAGCCCTCGATGGGCTCCAGACGGGCCTTGCGCCCCTGGTCCAGGCGAGGCACTGAGCGCAGAAGTCCCAGGGTATACGGATGATGGGGGCGATGATAGAGCTCCATAGCGGGGGCCGTCTCCACCACCTTGCCAGCGTACATCACGTACACCCTCTGAGCATACCTGGCCACCACCCCTAGATTATGAGTGATGATGAGGACGGCGGTCCCCAGCTCCCGGGTGAGCTGGGTCATGAGCTCCAGAATTTGGGCCTGGATGGTCACATCCAGGGCGGTGGTGGGCTCGTCGGCCAGGAGGAGGCGAGGGCTACATGCCAGGGCCATGGCGATCATCACTCGTTGCCGCATCCCCCCCGAGAACTGGTGGGGGTAGCTATCGATGCGTTTGTGGGGCTCAGGGATCCCCACCATCTCCAGCAGCTCGATGGCCCGCGCCCGTGCCTGTCGCGGTTCCATCTTCAGGTGGACCTCCAGGGGCTCCGTCAGCTGCCGCCCTATGGTGAGGACGGGGTTTAAGGAGGTCATGGGCTCCTGGAAGACCATGGCGATCTTGTGGCCGCGGATGGAGCGTATACCATCATCGTCCAACTTGAGGAGGTCAACCCCCTCAAACCAGATCTCGCCACTCACGATGC contains:
- the lepA gene encoding translation elongation factor 4 — translated: MERERIRNFCIIAHIDHGKSTLADRMLEVTGTLPAREMGELVLDDMELERERGITIKASAVRMLYKAQDGQEYELNLIDTPGHVDFTYEVSRALAACEGAILLVDASQGIEAQTLANFFLAFDQGLVLIPVVNKIDLPGAEPERVARELCDTFGFRPEEILFISAKEGTGVPQLLEAVIERIPPPKGDADAPLRALVFDSKYDPYKGVIAYVRVVDGRLQAHRPLRLMATGRPLEPLEVGYFRPQLVPCPVLDTGEVGYVATGLKSVGDCRVGDTITYHDRPASQPLPGYRPAKPMVFAGLYPADSEDYQGLREALEKLRLNDAALYFEPESSLALGPGFRCGFLGLLHMDIVQERLEREFGMNILVTAPSVEYRVFTTDGREVVVRSPADLPPPHQTAEIREPWMDVSIITPDRYIGAIMELVTGRRGEFKHMEYLDQGPYARQGERRVLLEFRMPLSEMLVDFYDQLKSRTQGYASMDYSFAEYRPGKLVKLDILVNQQPVDALSLIVPQEKAYQVGRALVEKLRELIPRQLFEVAIQAAIGSRVIARSTIKALRKNVLAKCYGGDVTRKKKLLERQKEGKKRLRRIGRVEVPQEAFLALLKLEL
- a CDS encoding dipeptide ABC transporter ATP-binding protein, whose amino-acid sequence is MTSGREAQGTTGNGQVLVSVQDLRVYFPVTSGIILQRRIGVIKAVDGVSLDIRRGETLGLVGESGCGKTTLGRTVLLLHRPTGGRVIFDGQDLTTMRPSALRRMRRHMQMIFQDPFASLNPRMTVGSIIAEPLVIHGLVKNRKERRERVEQLMQVVGLNPFYANRYPHEFSGGQRQRIGIARALAVQPSFIVADEPVSALDVSIQAQIINLLEELQARFHLTYLFIAHDLSVVRHISNRVAVMYLGKLMELADRDELYENPLHPYTKALLSAVPVPDPAVEARRERIILQGEIPSPLRPPSGCVFHTRCPIAIDECRTRVPEWRNVGTADRPHWVACHRVVGNQLHGWSDPPRRPVA
- a CDS encoding ABC transporter ATP-binding protein; protein product: MAEPLLKVRNLSTYFFTEDGVVRAVDGVSLDIHRGEIVGLVGESGCGKTVTALSIMRLIPSPPGRIVSGEIWFEGVDLLKLDDDGIRSIRGHKIAMVFQEPMTSLNPVLTIGRQLTEPLEVHLKMEPRQARARAIELLEMVGIPEPHKRIDSYPHQFSGGMRQRVMIAMALACSPRLLLADEPTTALDVTIQAQILELMTQLTRELGTAVLIITHNLGVVARYAQRVYVMYAGKVVETAPAMELYHRPHHPYTLGLLRSVPRLDQGRKARLEPIEGFPPDMVHMPPGCAFHPRCPFRTERCQVEGPPLVAVGPEHMVACWEWQRAVANAASPVSS